The genomic region GGCCCATATACCGCTGCCAGCACTCTTGTCGCACCATACTCTACAAGAGCTGATCCATCAGCGTTGCCGAGGACGCCTACCTCTATCCTTATAGGCCTAAGCTGCTCTGGTAGTCGTCCATCAATCCTTATTGGCAGCTTTTGCCCATCTTTTTCTTCCCATCTTATGAGTACTGGCTTCTCGCCTCCCGTACCGCCCATTTTAGACCCCTCTCTTCTCCCTCTCTTTGCGGATAAACTCCCTTACTCTCTCTGTTAGGCCTGTTGTATGTGCTTCTGCTTCTATTTTCTTAATCGACAAGACAAGTATCTCCTCAATATCTTTATTCGGGCAATTTATCAGTATTCTCCCGTTTTGCCCGACGAGTATATTGCACCCTGTTTCTTGCATCAACATGTTTACCATGGAGCCCTTCTTACCAATAACTCTTGCAACTCTGCTTGGCTTTATCTCGACGATTGAGCCCTCGGTTACTCGCCCAAGACCCTTGCCCTTTATCGTGAGTAGAGGATCACGTGCCCGGTCGAAGGCTATTACTTTTGCTACGATGTAGTCACCTACATCAAGATAACGTTTTAGACTATCAGTTACCGGGTTGAATGGTTTCTCTAGCGCCTCTTGCACAGTCAATATTCCCTTATACGGTGACGATATATCTACTTCCCAGTGTGTCAGACCTATATCCTCCACTAGCCCGATTACTATGTCACCGGCTTTCGGTATGTAGGCTCCCTCGAGAGGTATTATTGATATCTTGTACTTATCGTCTACTTGCTCTACGCTAACAAGCCCAGTTATTGTTGCATAAAAGCGCTTTCCTCTCCTCTCGATATAGACCGAGTCAGCCTCTACGTCATCGCCTTCAGCTATTAGGTCTCCTGGAACCACTATTGATCGCGGACTAACATATATCTTTGCCAAGGCCTAGCTACACCACGCCTACTACTTTTACCTCCACACTACCCTGTGTAGCCTTGCTCAGCTTGTCTATAACTTCTTGCTGTAATCCAGCAGGAACCTCTATCTCTGCAATAAGACTGCCATCAGTCTTCCAATCCATATGCTTTACTTCACCAAGCTTTGGTAGAAGAGCAGAAACCCTGCCTGCATGCTCTGGCGGAACCGTTATCTTCAACAAAGCCCTTGCAATCTTTATCGGAATTATGCGGCTAATTGCGCGAACTATCTGCGGCACCTGCTCTTCAACACTCTTGTAAAGATCTATACCTACTCGCGCCTGCTCCATTGCTGCCTCGATTCTCGCAGGAGGTATAGGCAGCTTCGTGCGCGGATCAATTGCATTCCTTGCTATATAGTTGATTATCTGCTTCTTCTTAGCCTCTATAAGGGCCCTTCGCTGCTCCGCCGTGAGCTGAAGCTCTCCACGCTTTACAATAATAGCGGCTATCTTTACTACGTCGTCAGTACCAAAGACCTTGCGGAGAAGCTCGGGCGATGCACGAAGGCCGCGGCGAAGATCAGTATAAATCGCGTCGCTTATGACTAGGTCCTCTAGGTTTACTTCTTTGCCCCTCTTATACTCAAAAGCGAGGTCGGGGTTAACGAGAACTTCAAAACGTTTACCAGCAATCTCTAAGCGCGCTACAACTGGTTCATGTTCACCCTTACTCTTGCGCGGCATACTTGCTAGACACCGAGTTTTTCTAGAAGTTTCTGAAGCTCCTCTTTTGTTAATTTCCGGAACTTCCCGGTCGATGTCTCAACTAAGCCTATTTCTAGCGTCTCCACGCTCGGCTTACCCTCCATCGCGGACGCAACTGCCTTTATGCCTAGGAGCATTGCCTCTTCAAGGCTCATATCATCTCTGTATTCTCTTTGAAGAACTTCTATTGCTTGTGACCCGCCCTGGCCGAGGCCATATGCTTTGTAGCTTATGTACTGGCCGCTTGGCTCAGCAACGAATAGCTTGGGCCCAGCCTCATCAACACCTATTATCATGAGTGTAATGCCGAAAGGCCTTACACCGCCATGCTGTGTATAGATCTGCATAAGGTCGCATATTTGCCGCGTAAGATACTCGACGGGTATTTTTTCGCCATAGACGAACTTGTATTGAACAGCGAGCTGTCTAGCATAGTCTATTAACACTCTACCGTCGCTGCCAAAGCCTACAAATCCTGCTCCAACGTGCTCGTCAACCATGTATACTTTTTCCAAGTGCTCTAAGTCTATAAGCGGGGATGTCTTTCTTTTCTCAGCAACAATTACTGCGCCTTCGGGAACCCTTACTCCAACCATTGTCCAGCCGCGCTTTGCGGCCTCCATCGCGTATTCTACTTGGAATAGCCTGCCGTCTGGCGAAAACATTGCAGTAGTACGGTCATATCCCATCATTGCAGGTGGTGCGGGGAATGACATAGTAGTAGCAACCCCCGGGCTTCAATAATGTAGGGAACGGTTTTAAAAAATAAAGTTGCTTCTAGAGCCCCTGGTGAGGCTAAAGCACAGTACATAAACCGAGCACAATTGACACGTTAAAGAATCTCGTAGCCAGCCGGTGATGACGAGTCCGAAAACAGATCTGTGAAGAATCTTCTCGCCCCTGAGGCCACATTATTAGAGAACCTCTTGCAAAATATTTACACCAGAGCCGTAGTAGATTACCTCAAAAACATGGATAAGGGTAGGGGCCTCTCGGGTGCCGCCGGACCCCTGACAGCGCCGAGACGTTATCGGCGTGTGGATGAAGGGGTCTGCGCCTCTTTGAATGATGAGCGCGTCCTTCGTGACGAGAAAATGCGATGACGTGAAGGCCCCATTGCTGACCATTGCACTGGAATGTGGTATTGTAGAGGGGCTAGGTTATGGCGGAAACCCGGCTGCTCAGAGTTTTGCGGGAGTCTGCGAAGCGCGGCAAACCATGCAGGCGTATAGTGGTGATTGCCGCCGAGGCAAGGCTTACTCCTTCTGAGGTTGAGGAGGCTGCCCGGAGACTCGAAGAAAAGGGGCTTGTAGCCGTCTATGGTGATCGCGTATGCTATAGCGGTGCTCTTGACTCTCACTCGGCTGGCCAAGAAGTTGCTGGGCCTAGGCTGAGAAGAGTTCTTAGCAAGCTTGCGAACAGAAGAGACTTGGTTAAGCTTGTTATGCCTGTAAGCGGCATGCTTAGCTATGTTGACTACCTTGTTCTAAGGCGTGACGGCATATTGTTCCTTATTAGGATCGTTGAGCGTGAGCCGCCAGATAGACTCGTCTCTCTCGCTAGACGGCTCGCGCGAAAAGCACGACGTATCGCCGAGGGCAAGGAATCCATAGAAGTCAAAGAAGTTAATAGTGTTAGGCTAATTGTGCCGGTACTTGTAGCTGAGTATGGTGCCCCTAGGCTCATAGAAGGTGTCTTATTTAAACCAGCTGATATGCTATACGAGCTTATCCTTAACCCACATCTTGAGCTTTCCCATCCACTTGTAAGAGTATATGAAAGGATCAAGCGGGGCTAATCAAGCAGATTATACTCTGTGTAGTCTTCAACGGTCTTAGCAACAATATCTCTTATCTTATTGTACTCGTTATGTAGAATAACTGGGTCAGCTGCAGTGGTTACGGGTCCTTCGCCTAGCCTGCAATATTCTTTTGTCTTAGCTGCTTCTTCGTAGATACCTATACGCCGTCCAATATCCATTATCTCTTCTTTGTCTAGGCCTGCGAGCGGCCTTAGGAGCGGCATATAAAGAGGTAGGGCTTTAGCTATCGCATAGATGTTTCTGAGCGTTTGGCTAGAGACTTGGCCTACACTCTCACCGGTATAGATTGCATGATACCCTAGTTTCTCCGCGAAGAGCTGCGATGCATCAAACATCGCCAATCTAAGGACAACTTGAGCATAATCTCTTCTCACACTACTCCTTATGGCTTCTGTCACAAGTCTGAAATCAACTACATAGAGCTTTGGACTATATCCATGAAGCCAGTCTTTTGCGAGTCTGGACCCAACCCTTAGAGCATCGCTAACTGACGCCGTAGATGCTAGTATAAAGTGGAGAAGGTCTACCTCTATTCCTCTTTTAGCAGCCATCCATGCAGCGACAGGTGAGTCTAAGCCACCCGAGAAGAGTGCAATGGCCCTGCCCTCTACACCTATTGGTAAGCCACCTGGCCCTTTCACGAAGCCTCTATGAACGTATGCTTTTCTTCCACGAACCTCTACGAAGACTTCTACCTCGGGATTGTCTAGATCTACTCCAGCCGAGTAGTTGTAAAGCGCTGCACCAACCTCACGGGCAACATCAAGGCTAGTGAAACCCTCAACTCCGCTGCGCCTGGCACGTACCGCGAACTTTTTCCCCTTAACCCAATCAGCAGCGATATCACGGACCCTGAGTGCTAAGTCACTAAGATTCTCGTACGTTATTTCATAGGCGGTGGTCGCTCCATGAATCCCGAATGTGTGTGTTGCGGCGGAAATTGCCATAGTATAGTCTCTATCTTCCTTGCATGCCGCAATTACCCTAGCCCACTCTATTTTAGGACTAGTACATTGCACACCATATTTCTTGAAAGCGCTCAAGAGATTTGACAACAATCTCTTCTCAAAGCGACGTCTTACACGGTCAGACTTTAGGACAATTTCGCCAGCAAGAGCAGCATAAAACACCTTACGCTGCATGAGTCTCGTCTCCTAACCCTTAGCGCTGTTTTTAGCATCTAATATTATTGCCCATTGTGCTACTAAATGGTCTGAGATACTAGGTCAACATGTACAGTTCTTCCTCGGAGTAAGCTCTACCTTAAGCACCTCCATGGAGTAAGCATCAACAACTATCATTTTCCCCTTAGCTACTTCGCCGATACCCGTAACAAGTTTTATGAGCTCCGTTGCAGCTATTGATCCAACAATTCCGACTACGGAGCCAAGTGCCGGGATTTGTTGCTGCGGCGTCCGAAGCTTTGGCGGAAGCAAACAACGCAGACAAGATGTTTCACTAGGAACTATCACTGTGACCTGGCCCTGGAAACCATATATCCCGGCATGGACATATGGCTTCCCGAGCCTATAGGCAGCTTCGTCTATAATGAACCTGGTCTCCCAGTTATCGAGTCCGTCAATGACTATGTCAACGCCTCTTAGCAGTTCCTCTACATTCTCTCTAGTAATCTCCGCAGTTATTGCCTCTACTTCGACATTAGGGTTCAGCTTTTTTAGCTTCTCTGCAGCCGAGAGCGGCTTAGCCTTCCCGATGTCATCTGTCCAGTGAAGTATTTGCCTGTTAAGATTGCTCGGCTCAACAACATCCTTGTCAACAAGCACTATTTTTCCAACACCTGCCGCTGCAAGGTATATCGCCTCAATCGATCCGAGACCACCCACACCGGCCACAAGTACCTTCGTATTGCGGAGCTTTCTCTGCCCCTCCTCACCAAGTAATGGCAATTGCCTTGAATATCTCTTTAACTCATATGAAGCTAAGCCTTCTACATTAGTCGTCGAGCTCATAAACTATGCCCCACTAGGGCCGAGGTATTCAGAGCTAAAAATCTACTATCGTATTTTCTTACATGGGACTACTTCCCGGACTATGAGGCTCGGTCAGATCGTCGTGAGGTCTTCATAGCCGATTCTCACGGCTCTGACTGGGACGGCGTCTTCACCCCGGTACAGTGTCTAAGAAACTGCTATGTAGTTAATAGGTTCTAAACCTCTAATAGTTAGGCGTAGCATCCCGGTGTGGAAAATGAAAAAGACTCTCCTAAAAACGGCGTATGAGAAGGGTAGTGCTGTAGCAATACTTCCTGTCGGATCCGTAGAGAATCACGGTATCCTACCTCTCGGAACGGACACACTAATAGCCGAGTGCATAACCAATAAGGCTCTAGAAAAGGCTTCATGTGACGTAGAAGCTTTGCCCGTTATCCCCTACAGCGTTTCACTGGAACATGCTAAGCCAAGGGCTACTTCATCGCCTCAGACGTTCATAACATATCTTGTTGAGATAGTAGAGTCCTTACTTGAGTACACGAACGCTGTAATTATTGCTGTATTCCATGGCGGAGCGTATCCTGCTGCTTATCTGGCCGCACGAGCGCTTCGGTCAAAGGGCTTCAAGGTTACATCATTTAATGCTTGGAGGACGGTTGAGTCCTATATTGGCTCAAAATACGATATAGAAAGCGGAATAATTCACGCA from Pyrofollis japonicus harbors:
- the rrp4 gene encoding exosome complex RNA-binding protein Rrp4, with the translated sequence MAKIYVSPRSIVVPGDLIAEGDDVEADSVYIERRGKRFYATITGLVSVEQVDDKYKISIIPLEGAYIPKAGDIVIGLVEDIGLTHWEVDISSPYKGILTVQEALEKPFNPVTDSLKRYLDVGDYIVAKVIAFDRARDPLLTIKGKGLGRVTEGSIVEIKPSRVARVIGKKGSMVNMLMQETGCNILVGQNGRILINCPNKDIEEILVLSIKKIEAEAHTTGLTERVREFIRKEREKRGV
- a CDS encoding HesA/MoeB/ThiF family protein; protein product: MSSTTNVEGLASYELKRYSRQLPLLGEEGQRKLRNTKVLVAGVGGLGSIEAIYLAAAGVGKIVLVDKDVVEPSNLNRQILHWTDDIGKAKPLSAAEKLKKLNPNVEVEAITAEITRENVEELLRGVDIVIDGLDNWETRFIIDEAAYRLGKPYVHAGIYGFQGQVTVIVPSETSCLRCLLPPKLRTPQQQIPALGSVVGIVGSIAATELIKLVTGIGEVAKGKMIVVDAYSMEVLKVELTPRKNCTC
- a CDS encoding tRNA sulfurtransferase — protein: MQRKVFYAALAGEIVLKSDRVRRRFEKRLLSNLLSAFKKYGVQCTSPKIEWARVIAACKEDRDYTMAISAATHTFGIHGATTAYEITYENLSDLALRVRDIAADWVKGKKFAVRARRSGVEGFTSLDVAREVGAALYNYSAGVDLDNPEVEVFVEVRGRKAYVHRGFVKGPGGLPIGVEGRAIALFSGGLDSPVAAWMAAKRGIEVDLLHFILASTASVSDALRVGSRLAKDWLHGYSPKLYVVDFRLVTEAIRSSVRRDYAQVVLRLAMFDASQLFAEKLGYHAIYTGESVGQVSSQTLRNIYAIAKALPLYMPLLRPLAGLDKEEIMDIGRRIGIYEEAAKTKEYCRLGEGPVTTAADPVILHNEYNKIRDIVAKTVEDYTEYNLLD
- a CDS encoding creatininase family protein, which gives rise to MKKTLLKTAYEKGSAVAILPVGSVENHGILPLGTDTLIAECITNKALEKASCDVEALPVIPYSVSLEHAKPRATSSPQTFITYLVEIVESLLEYTNAVIIAVFHGGAYPAAYLAARALRSKGFKVTSFNAWRTVESYIGSKYDIESGIIHADAVEASLLLACGHRVGIKEASIEEVIDSLRAKPGKRVELEPWIYSDLGYIYPKTPVPASKEFGEELLELLASELADKACKLVGQ
- the psmA gene encoding archaeal proteasome endopeptidase complex subunit alpha translates to MSFPAPPAMMGYDRTTAMFSPDGRLFQVEYAMEAAKRGWTMVGVRVPEGAVIVAEKRKTSPLIDLEHLEKVYMVDEHVGAGFVGFGSDGRVLIDYARQLAVQYKFVYGEKIPVEYLTRQICDLMQIYTQHGGVRPFGITLMIIGVDEAGPKLFVAEPSGQYISYKAYGLGQGGSQAIEVLQREYRDDMSLEEAMLLGIKAVASAMEGKPSVETLEIGLVETSTGKFRKLTKEELQKLLEKLGV
- a CDS encoding ribosome assembly factor SBDS: MPRKSKGEHEPVVARLEIAGKRFEVLVNPDLAFEYKRGKEVNLEDLVISDAIYTDLRRGLRASPELLRKVFGTDDVVKIAAIIVKRGELQLTAEQRRALIEAKKKQIINYIARNAIDPRTKLPIPPARIEAAMEQARVGIDLYKSVEEQVPQIVRAISRIIPIKIARALLKITVPPEHAGRVSALLPKLGEVKHMDWKTDGSLIAEIEVPAGLQQEVIDKLSKATQGSVEVKVVGVV